Genomic window (Phormidium ambiguum IAM M-71):
TTCCAGAACAGCTAGAAAATAACGCTACTCAAGAGTGCTATTGGGAGTTGCAAAAGTTTATTGTTTTGGCATTAAAGGCAAATCCGAATGTATTGGAATGTCTGTATACACCCTTAGTAGAAACAGCGACACCATTAGCTAAAGAGTTGTTAAAACTGCGTCATATTTTCCTATCACAATTGGTGTATCAAACCTACAATAGCTATGTGTTATCTCAGTTTAAAAAGATGGAGCAGGATTTGAGAAATCAGGGTGAAATTCGCTCCAAACACGCCATGCACTTAATCAGATTATTGTTATCAGGAATTACGATTTTAGAAGCTGGATTTGTGCCAGTGCGAGTAGAAGAATATCGGACTCAATTATTGGCAATTCGTAATCAAGAGATTAGTTGGGAAGAGGTAAATGAATGGCGGTTGAGTTTGCATCAAAAGTTCGATCGCGCTTTTGCTAATACTTCATTACCTGAAAGACCAAATTACAAACAGGCAAATACTTTCTTATTGCGTGCTCGTCGCTTCATGGTTAGTAATGAGGTAAAAGATGGATAATCAAAGTTTTGAAAATCGAATGCGCGAGTTGGAGTATTTTCACAATTTGCGCCTTTTACCTGGAGCATGGGTGGTGGTAAGAGTAGATAGTCGCAGTTTTTCTCGATTTACAGAAACTCGTTTTGAAAAACCGTTTGACCTTCAATTTCACCAAATAATGGTGCAAACAGCACAAGCATTACTTGAAGAAATGCAAGGAGTTTATGCTTATACCGAAAGCGACGAAATCTCGGTGTTGTTTCCTCCAGATTGGGACTTTTTTGGTCGGAGTTTAGAAAAAGTTGTCTCGATTTCTGCGAGTATTTCTAGTGCAACTATGACTCATGAAATTGGCATTTTTGTTTGTTTTGATAGCCGAGTTTGGTTAGGTGTAAATGCCGTTCAAGTTACTGATTATTTTAGCTGGCGACAAGCTGATGCTACTCGCTGTGCTTTGAATGGTTGGTGTTATTGGACAATGCGAAAACTTGGGTTAAGTGCATCTCAAGCAACCGCAGAATTAGACCATCAATCGGTAGCATTTAAGAATGAGTTCTTATTTCAAAATGGAATTAATTTTAATGATTTACCAACTTGGCAAAGGCGAGGAACTGGTTTGTATTGGGAAAATTATATTAAAGAAGGTTATAACCCAATTAATCAACAAACAGTTACCACCCAACGTCGGCGGATTAAAGTCGATCGCGAGTTGCCGATGAAAGAAGAATATCGGGAATTTATTGCTCAATTCCTTTAATTGGTGTTTATGGTTATGGATACAATTAACGCGCAACTATTATCGATCGCTCAAAATCAACCCTACCCCCTATTGTTCGCTACAGTTAGTGGTTCGCATTTGTATGGTTTTCCTTCGGCTGATTCTGATTATGATTTGCGGGGAGTGCATATTTTACGGCTTCCAGATGTGATTGGATTGATTACTGGGGAGGAAACAGTTGAATGTTCGCAAATTCAGAATGATTTACAATTGGATTTAGTAACTCATGATATCAAGAAGTTTTTCGGGTTATTACTTAAGAAAAATGGTTATGTTTTAGAGCAACTTTACTCGCCGTTAATTGTTTATACTACGCCAGAGCATGAAGAGTTAAAGCAAATTGCTCAAGGTTGTATTACCCGCTTTCATGTTCATCATTATCAAGGTTTTGCTCAAACGCAGTGGCGATTATTCCAAAAAGAGCAACCACCACGAGTGAAGCCATTGCTTTATGTTTATCGAGTTTTATTAACGGGAATCTACCTAATGCAAACGGGAGAAGTTCAAGCGAATTTGGTAACTTTAAATCAGCATTTCCAGTTACCACAAATTCCCGATTTGATTGCTTGTAAATTAGCTGGTGTAGAGAAGTCTGCTCTCACGGACAGTGATTTGGCTTTTCATCAACAAGAGTATCAGCGGTTGTTTCAGGAATTAGAAGAGGCGAGTAACAACAGCTATTTACCTGATACACCTTCTGCAAAAGATGCTTTGCATGACTTATTGGTAAGAGTACGGTTAGCGAAAGAGATTCCATCAGGTGAACAGAGAAATTGATATCATCGGCTCACCTAATAGATTCGATCGAATTGAGTGCTTGTTCTGTATATAGTGGATCGTTTAACCGATCGTCCTGATGAATCCTCCGCAAAGTCTCCAATAATTTTGGGAGTACCTTCTGTTCATCGTCATCCAGCAAATCTAGGCTACCATTCGCCTTCATCCCAATCCTTTTACCCAGCGTACTTATAGCAGATGCTGCTGTTTGTCGAATGCAAGTATTATCGTCCCAAAGAGCTTCAAGGAAGATGGCTATTTTCTTTTGTGCAAAGCTAGTGTACCTCGCTAGAGCCCATAGTGCCTGTTTGCGAGTAGCAAATTCCCCTTCACCAGATGTATTAGCAAGTGGCGCAATGGCTGCTTCTCCAATTGCACCGAGAGCCCAAACAACAGAATCTCGAACTGGCAAACTTGGATCTGTGAGTGCTTCAATCAGTGCTGGAATTGCCGCTTCTGCATCTGAACCATATCGTACTAAAGCTCTAGCTGCCAAGAAACGTTCTTCAATGTCGCTTGAAGCAAGTTGTGCAATTAGTGTCTGAATCTCTTTCATTCTTTGAGCGAGAAGTACAAGTCTAAGTATCTCAATTTTGCAATAATAGCTCCTCGATCGCTCTAATCCCAAATCCGGGTTAGTGAATAGTCATAAAATACTCCAACAATTGCCAGAATAGTGTGAGGAGAAAAACTTAAATTGGGTTAATTAAATCATCTGATAAGCTGTTCCGCATTTAAATTGGATTATTGGGAAATCGAAGAAATTTATTCTAATTCTCTCCCCTGCTCCCCTGCAACCTCAATAATTAATTTAGATGCGTGACAGTTTATTACTCCTGTTTCATCAATTCAACTGTGCGTTTTTCCCATTCATCTGCATCAATCAAATTAGACTCAAAAACTAATTGCTCCAAAGCTTGAAGCCATCGTTGATAATAGTCCCAACTCGGATCGTCTTTACAATGAGTTGCTTCCCATTGAGCGATCGCAGCGATTAACTCTTGGCGAAAGTCTTCCCATTCATAATGTCCCTTCTTAGACAAGGCAAGGGCAATCCCAAAGGCGCGTTCTTCCCAAAATCGCTCAAATTTCAATGTTCCATAATCGCGAGGGGGAGAAGTTTCGCTACCCATCATGGAAGTGACTGCAAAATGTTCAAATCGAAGTTGCACAGCTATTATCTCCTCAATTGACGATCGCTTTATCTAAACAATTCCACTAAGCAGGAACTTTGACTTGGGCAACACCCATCATCGCTTCTGGAGTCACCAAGGCGGCGAGTTCTGCTTCACTCATATCTTCTGTTCCAACCGGACGTTCTGGAAGCACAAACCAACGAATCTGAGCGCTACTATCCCAAACCCGCACTTCTTTTGATTCATCTAATTCCAGCCCAAATTCCTGAAGAACTTTACGCGGTTCTTTCACAGCACGGGAACGAAAAGTTGGGTCTTTGTACCAGTAAGGCGGCAATCCCAGCATAGGCCAAGGATAGCAAGAACAAAGAGTACAAACAATTAAGTTATGAACTTTGGGGGTGTTTTCTACCACTTTCATATATTCCCCTTCGGCTCCAGCCATTCCTGGCGGGAAGTCCATCTGTGCGATCGCTGCTGGTGTATCGGCAAGTAGACGAGCTTTAAATTCTGGATCGACCCATGCTTTAGCAACTAATTTTGCACCATTAAAGGGACCGAAATCCGTTTCAAAGAAACCCAATACTTTATTAACAGTTTCACTGCTAATGATGCCTTTTTCTATTAGTAATGACTCTAAAGCTTTAACTTTAGCAGCATTATAAGCTTCCCGATCGCCTCTGTAACTAAAACGTTCATTCACAACAAATCCTCCTCAATAAATTCTGCAATTATTCAGCGGCTTCAACGTACACTTCAAATAGGTCAGCATAAACCCAAGAATTGCTTTGGGCTATATCACTCCAAATATCTTTCGGGTCAAACTTGACGCTGTACACATACATTGGTTCTCCTAGTCCATCTGCTCCGGTAGAACAAAGATAGGCATAAGCACCTTGATAAACTTCATCGACAATGCCAGTTTTATTGCGTAGATATCCAGGTAGGCGAGTATGTTCTGTAGTTGGGACATCCTTTACCAAAACTTTTTGACCTACATTAAATTTGGGTTGACGATCGACTTCTCGAATGGCAGGATCGCCACGATGTAGATAATCGATAACTTGGTCATCGATAGCAGGTTCAGACATACTTGGTAAGGGAGCATCTGTCTTTTCTAGATAGGTTGCTGTTCGCGCATCCAGTTCTTCCTGCGTGATGTAGCCTGATTGCACAAAAAAGCTGGAAATACCGCCCAACCACTTTTCATAGTAGCGAAACCGAAAGTAGTCAAACGGGTTCATTGCTTCTGCACCTTTGCGGAGGTCTGCCCAAGTCCAAGTGTTGTTAAATTTTGTTGGTACGTTTTCGATCGGATATTGTGGCAAAGCTTGGTTCAGGTGTTTGCTCAAACCCATCATCGCTACATGAATGCCGAAAATCCGGGTTTCCCAAGGTTCGACAAATACCCGTTTCTCAAAATTCAGGGGTTCTGAATCTATGCCTTCTAGCCCACCTAAGTAATGCTGTAATTTCATCCTATTTCTCCAGTTGCGGTGAACGATCCTCAATAGTGTATTTCAGGTTACAGAGCGCATTTTGTATCTTAGTTTTCTTGCTGTATTCACAATTGTTTGGGGATTACATTTCAACTAAGCAAGCTCTAAATTCTTGTTTGAGTTGAGCGGCATCTAAGTTACGCCCGATAAATACTATTTCATTTCTCCGTTTCTCTCCAGGTTGCCAAGGACGACCCGGCCTGCCATCGAGTATCATGTGAACACCTTGAAAGACAAACCGCCTTTCTTGTGCATCGACATCCAAAATGCCTTTCATCCTGAAAATATCGGTTCCTTTAAGTTGAATTAATTGATTTAACCAACTGTTTAGTTTGTCACCACTGACTATGCCTGGTTGAGCGATCGATACTGAGTAAACAGATTCGTCATGCTCGTGAGTATCTTCTTGAAGAAATTCTGGGTCAATGCTCAATAATTGCTTCAAGTCAAATGCTTTAATTCCTAATACAGCATCTATATTAATGTCACAATTCTGAGTCCGATAAATTTTAGCAAATGCTGTCATGCTGCGAATGCGTTGTTCTAGTTCATCTAACTGCTCAGAGGAAACGAGATCAATTTTGTTGAGTAAAATTACATCAGCAAAGGCAATTTGTTCCTGCGCTTCTTGAGCATCCCAATGTTCCCAAATGTGCAAGGCATCCACAACTGTTACTACTGCATCTAATTGGGTTTGCTGACGCATCACGTCATCCATAAAAAAAGACCCAATTACAGGAGCCGGATCTGCCAATCCAGTTGTTTCGATTACCAAATAATCGAATTTTTCCCGCTTGAGCATCAAGTCGCTAAAAATACGAATTAAATCGCCACGTACTGTACAGCAGATGCAACCGTTATTCATTTCTAAGATTTCTTCATCGGCGTTAATCACCAGCTGAGAGTCAATGCCAATTTCCCCAAATTCATTCACAATTACCGCGACTCTTTTGCCATGTTGATTGGTCAGAATTCGGTTGAGCAGGGTAGTTTTACCTGCCCCTAAATAGCCTGTGAGAATTGTTACGGGGATGGAATTAGATGCTCGTTTGGGCATGGAACTACTCCTAATTTGAGTAATGAGGTTTGCTCTCGGTAAACCTCCCTCTTCTGTATGTAAGAGAACGGGTGGACGGAAAAATGTTATTTATGCTACATAATGCTTTGACAAGAACCACAACTTATTCTCAGGCTATTAACTTGGAAGCATCCCTAAATAACCGGAATCCAAGATGGTCAATTTGTAACCTTATTGTAGTATGATGGAGTTATTCATTCTTAAGACTTACCAAAATGAAAGGAGAAAAACTATGGCTGAAATTGTAGCACTCGCAACTTCCACAACCTTAAAAACCCAACCCAAGGCAGTTACAGAGTTTTTTGTGCGCTCGTGCGTCCTAGAGAACTGACCACAAAATTCCTCTGTGTGCCAGGGTATTGACCAACAACACATATTGAGGAAACTAATGAATTTAGAATTATTAGGCTGGAGCGAGTTTTTTGCCCACAGTTTCGCTCGCCAAAATTGGGACGGCTACACCGTTGGTCGAGTTGCACAGGAACATAAAACGACCTACATTCTCTACACCGAACAAGGAGAACTCCCCGCCAAAGTTACAGGTAAACTTCGATACCAAGCAAGCGGACATCAAGACTTTCCTG
Coding sequences:
- a CDS encoding tRNA(His) guanylyltransferase Thg1 family protein; the protein is MDNQSFENRMRELEYFHNLRLLPGAWVVVRVDSRSFSRFTETRFEKPFDLQFHQIMVQTAQALLEEMQGVYAYTESDEISVLFPPDWDFFGRSLEKVVSISASISSATMTHEIGIFVCFDSRVWLGVNAVQVTDYFSWRQADATRCALNGWCYWTMRKLGLSASQATAELDHQSVAFKNEFLFQNGINFNDLPTWQRRGTGLYWENYIKEGYNPINQQTVTTQRRRIKVDRELPMKEEYREFIAQFL
- a CDS encoding DNA polymerase beta superfamily protein encodes the protein MDTINAQLLSIAQNQPYPLLFATVSGSHLYGFPSADSDYDLRGVHILRLPDVIGLITGEETVECSQIQNDLQLDLVTHDIKKFFGLLLKKNGYVLEQLYSPLIVYTTPEHEELKQIAQGCITRFHVHHYQGFAQTQWRLFQKEQPPRVKPLLYVYRVLLTGIYLMQTGEVQANLVTLNQHFQLPQIPDLIACKLAGVEKSALTDSDLAFHQQEYQRLFQELEEASNNSYLPDTPSAKDALHDLLVRVRLAKEIPSGEQRN
- a CDS encoding HEAT repeat domain-containing protein; translated protein: MKEIQTLIAQLASSDIEERFLAARALVRYGSDAEAAIPALIEALTDPSLPVRDSVVWALGAIGEAAIAPLANTSGEGEFATRKQALWALARYTSFAQKKIAIFLEALWDDNTCIRQTAASAISTLGKRIGMKANGSLDLLDDDEQKVLPKLLETLRRIHQDDRLNDPLYTEQALNSIESIR
- a CDS encoding nitrile hydratase accessory protein, with amino-acid sequence MQLRFEHFAVTSMMGSETSPPRDYGTLKFERFWEERAFGIALALSKKGHYEWEDFRQELIAAIAQWEATHCKDDPSWDYYQRWLQALEQLVFESNLIDADEWEKRTVELMKQE
- the nthA gene encoding nitrile hydratase subunit alpha; its protein translation is MNERFSYRGDREAYNAAKVKALESLLIEKGIISSETVNKVLGFFETDFGPFNGAKLVAKAWVDPEFKARLLADTPAAIAQMDFPPGMAGAEGEYMKVVENTPKVHNLIVCTLCSCYPWPMLGLPPYWYKDPTFRSRAVKEPRKVLQEFGLELDESKEVRVWDSSAQIRWFVLPERPVGTEDMSEAELAALVTPEAMMGVAQVKVPA
- the nthB gene encoding nitrile hydratase subunit beta, whose translation is MKLQHYLGGLEGIDSEPLNFEKRVFVEPWETRIFGIHVAMMGLSKHLNQALPQYPIENVPTKFNNTWTWADLRKGAEAMNPFDYFRFRYYEKWLGGISSFFVQSGYITQEELDARTATYLEKTDAPLPSMSEPAIDDQVIDYLHRGDPAIREVDRQPKFNVGQKVLVKDVPTTEHTRLPGYLRNKTGIVDEVYQGAYAYLCSTGADGLGEPMYVYSVKFDPKDIWSDIAQSNSWVYADLFEVYVEAAE
- a CDS encoding CobW family GTP-binding protein is translated as MPKRASNSIPVTILTGYLGAGKTTLLNRILTNQHGKRVAVIVNEFGEIGIDSQLVINADEEILEMNNGCICCTVRGDLIRIFSDLMLKREKFDYLVIETTGLADPAPVIGSFFMDDVMRQQTQLDAVVTVVDALHIWEHWDAQEAQEQIAFADVILLNKIDLVSSEQLDELEQRIRSMTAFAKIYRTQNCDINIDAVLGIKAFDLKQLLSIDPEFLQEDTHEHDESVYSVSIAQPGIVSGDKLNSWLNQLIQLKGTDIFRMKGILDVDAQERRFVFQGVHMILDGRPGRPWQPGEKRRNEIVFIGRNLDAAQLKQEFRACLVEM